A single region of the Nicotiana sylvestris chromosome 6, ASM39365v2, whole genome shotgun sequence genome encodes:
- the LOC138871897 gene encoding uncharacterized protein translates to MMKSLSINVPLVEALKQMPGYAKFVKDLVTKKHWIECETIKMTHQVSAIVHSIAPKLEDPSAFTIPCTIGSADFAKALCDLGASIYLMLYSVFKTLGIGEPRPTSMRLQIADRSMKRPLGIIDDVLVRVDKFILPADFVILDCEMDYEVSIILGRPFLATGKALVDIEVGELTFRVDDEKVFFHVCKSMKHPNSTDV, encoded by the coding sequence atgatgaagagcttgtccATTAATGTCCCTCTGGTGGAGGCTCTTAaacaaatgccgggctatgcaaaattcgtgaaagacttggtcacaaagaagcatTGGATAGaatgtgaaactataaagatgactcaccaagttagtgctatagtgcattcaatagccccgaagcttgaagatcccagtgctttcaccattccttgtaccattgggagtgcggattttgccaaggctctatgtgatttgggagctagtatctATTTGATGCTCTACTCAGTTtttaagactttgggtattggggaacctaggccaacttccatgaggttacaaatagcggatagatcgatgaagagacccttgggtattattgatgatgtgcttgtccgggtggacaaatttatcttgccagctgattttgtaaTCTTGGACTGCGAGATGGACTATGAAGTTTCTATCATACTGggcagacctttcctagctacggggaaggcattggtagatatagaagtaggggaactcaccttccgggtggatGATGAAAAGGTGttttttcatgtgtgcaaatctatgaagcatcCCAACAGTACCGATGTGTGA